In one window of Azotobacter salinestris DNA:
- a CDS encoding type I secretion system permease/ATPase has translation MSAAHQGAGASSSVDSGLACLVMLARFHNIAASPEQLVHEFAEDGRPFAQPELLLAAKRLGLKAKAARSKVERLVHTPLPAIAASTDGRFFIVARIDDGKALIHDPLAQRPEVLSFEDLAARWTGELILIRSEASLAGELAKFDFTWFIPAIVKYRKLLGEVLLVSFVLQIFALVTPLFFLVVMDKVLVHRGLSTLDVIAIGLLGIMLFETALSGLRSYVFAHTASRIDVELGSRLFRHLIGLPLAYFQARRVGDSVARVRELENIRSFLTGNAITLILDVLFSVVFIAVMFYYSGWLTLVVLLSLPLYFLISLFVTPLLRARLQESFNRGAENQAFLVETVNGIDTLKAMAVEPQMGRRWDNQLAGYVAASFKTQTLSTIANESVGLVGKLVTVATLWLGARLVIDGELSVGQLIAFNMLAGRVSQPIMRLAQLWTSFQQTGVSVQRLGDILNTRTELAQSTRSALPPLKGQVEFDQVHFRYRPDGSEVLRGISLSIRPGEVIGVVGRSGSGKSTLTRLLQRLYVPERGRVLVDGVDLALADVSSLRRQIGVVLQDNLLFNRSIRENIALTDPGAPIEAVIQAARLAGAHEFILELPEGYDTLVGEHGASLSGGQRQRIAIARALIGNPRILIFDEATSALDYESERIVQQNMKAICRGRTVIVIAHRLSAVRDAQRILVMDRGQIVEQGSHAELLAHQAGHYSRLYRLQQGDAA, from the coding sequence ATGTCAGCTGCACACCAGGGAGCAGGTGCGTCCTCTTCCGTCGATAGCGGACTTGCATGTTTGGTCATGCTGGCCCGCTTCCATAATATTGCCGCCTCCCCCGAACAACTCGTCCATGAATTCGCCGAGGATGGCCGCCCCTTCGCCCAGCCGGAGCTGCTGCTGGCCGCCAAGCGGCTGGGCCTCAAGGCCAAGGCGGCTCGCAGCAAGGTCGAGCGCCTCGTCCACACCCCGCTTCCTGCCATTGCCGCTTCGACCGACGGGCGCTTCTTCATCGTCGCACGCATCGACGACGGCAAGGCACTGATCCACGATCCCCTGGCCCAGCGTCCCGAGGTCTTGAGCTTCGAGGATCTGGCGGCGCGCTGGACCGGCGAGCTGATTTTGATCCGCTCCGAGGCTTCCCTGGCCGGCGAGCTGGCGAAATTCGACTTCACCTGGTTCATCCCGGCCATCGTCAAGTATCGCAAGCTGCTTGGCGAGGTGCTGCTGGTGTCCTTCGTGCTGCAGATCTTCGCCCTGGTCACACCCTTGTTCTTCCTGGTGGTGATGGACAAGGTGCTGGTGCATCGAGGCCTCAGCACCCTGGACGTCATCGCCATAGGCCTGCTCGGCATCATGCTGTTCGAGACTGCCCTGAGCGGCCTGCGCAGCTACGTGTTCGCCCACACTGCCAGCCGCATCGATGTCGAATTGGGTTCTCGGCTGTTTCGCCATCTGATCGGTCTGCCGCTGGCGTACTTCCAGGCGCGCCGGGTAGGCGACTCGGTGGCGCGGGTGCGCGAGCTGGAAAACATTCGCAGTTTCCTCACCGGCAACGCCATTACCCTGATCCTCGACGTGCTGTTCTCGGTGGTGTTCATCGCCGTGATGTTCTACTACAGCGGCTGGCTGACCCTGGTCGTGCTGCTCTCGCTGCCGCTGTATTTCCTCATCTCCCTGTTCGTCACGCCGCTGCTGCGTGCCCGCCTGCAGGAGAGCTTCAACCGCGGTGCGGAAAACCAGGCCTTCCTGGTGGAAACCGTCAACGGCATCGACACCCTCAAGGCCATGGCAGTGGAGCCGCAGATGGGGCGCAGGTGGGACAACCAGCTGGCCGGCTACGTGGCAGCCAGCTTCAAGACCCAGACCCTCTCGACCATCGCCAACGAAAGCGTCGGCCTGGTCGGCAAGCTGGTGACCGTCGCCACCCTCTGGCTGGGCGCGCGGCTGGTGATCGACGGCGAGCTGTCGGTCGGGCAACTGATCGCCTTCAACATGCTCGCCGGCCGCGTGTCGCAGCCGATCATGCGCCTGGCCCAGTTGTGGACCAGTTTCCAGCAGACCGGCGTCTCGGTGCAGCGCCTGGGCGACATCCTCAATACCCGTACCGAACTGGCCCAGAGCACACGCAGCGCACTGCCGCCGCTCAAGGGGCAGGTGGAATTCGATCAGGTGCATTTTCGCTACCGGCCGGACGGCTCCGAGGTGCTGCGCGGCATCAGCCTGAGCATCCGCCCCGGCGAGGTGATTGGCGTGGTCGGGCGCTCCGGCTCCGGCAAGAGCACCCTGACCCGCCTGCTGCAACGTCTCTACGTGCCCGAGCGTGGTCGCGTACTGGTGGATGGCGTGGATCTGGCGCTGGCCGATGTCTCCTCGCTGCGCCGGCAGATCGGTGTGGTGCTGCAGGACAACCTGCTGTTCAACCGCAGCATCCGCGAGAACATCGCCCTGACCGATCCCGGCGCGCCGATCGAGGCGGTGATCCAGGCCGCTCGGCTGGCCGGTGCGCACGAGTTCATCCTCGAGCTGCCGGAAGGCTACGACACCCTCGTCGGCGAGCACGGCGCCTCGCTGTCCGGGGGCCAGCGTCAGCGCATCGCCATCGCCCGGGCGCTGATCGGCAATCCGCGCATCCTGATCTTCGACGAGGCCACCAGCGCCCTGGACTATGAGTCCGAACGGATCGTCCAGCAGAACATGAAGGCCATCTGCCGGGGACGCACGGTGATCGTTATCGCCCACCGGCTGTCCGCCGTGCGCGATGCCCAGCGCATTCTGGTCATGGATCGCGGGCAGATCGTCGAGCAGGGCAGCCATGCCGAGTTGCTGGCTCATCAGGCCGGCCACTACTCGCGCTTGTACCGCCTACAACAGGGAGATGCCGCATGA
- a CDS encoding YebC/PmpR family DNA-binding transcriptional regulator gives MGAQWKARPKEIAANAKGKIFGKLVKEIMIAARNGADPDMNPKLRLAVHQAKKASMPKDTLERAIKKGAGLSGEVVNYERTIYEGFAPHRVPVIVECLTDNVNRTVAEIRVLFRKGQLGTSGSVSWDFDYLGMIEATPEGGADPELAAIEAGAQDFEPAEEGATLFYTEPTDLDAVCKALPEFGFTVQSANLGYKAKNPVSLSGAELEEVEAFLEALDNHDDVQNVYVGLSA, from the coding sequence ATGGGCGCCCAGTGGAAAGCCAGACCCAAGGAAATTGCCGCCAACGCCAAGGGCAAGATCTTTGGCAAGCTGGTCAAGGAAATCATGATTGCCGCGCGCAACGGCGCGGACCCGGACATGAACCCCAAGCTGCGCCTGGCGGTGCATCAGGCCAAGAAGGCGTCGATGCCCAAGGACACCCTGGAGCGCGCGATCAAGAAGGGCGCGGGCCTCTCCGGCGAGGTGGTCAACTACGAGCGCACCATCTATGAAGGCTTCGCCCCGCACCGCGTGCCGGTGATCGTCGAGTGCCTGACCGACAATGTGAACCGCACCGTGGCGGAAATCCGCGTGCTGTTCCGCAAGGGTCAGCTGGGCACCTCGGGCTCGGTGAGCTGGGACTTCGACTACTTGGGCATGATCGAGGCGACCCCGGAGGGAGGCGCCGATCCGGAACTGGCCGCCATCGAGGCCGGCGCCCAGGACTTCGAGCCCGCCGAGGAAGGCGCCACCCTGTTCTACACCGAGCCGACCGACCTGGACGCGGTGTGCAAGGCACTGCCGGAGTTCGGCTTCACCGTGCAGTCGGCCAACCTCGGCTACAAGGCGAAGAATCCGGTGAGCCTGTCCGGCGCCGAACTCGAGGAGGTTGAGGCCTTCCTCGAAGCCCTGGACAACCACGACGACGTGCAGAACGTCTACGTCGGCCTGAGCGCCTGA
- a CDS encoding DUF3144 domain-containing protein, which produces MSNNPVNMEIFDLADEFIAVANRLLEEEQKDLGHISAAIRYAAARFSAHEAACRSGDLSADKEKAFNWYSEQFGKMLDENLNQHIEMAKQH; this is translated from the coding sequence ATGTCCAACAACCCGGTAAACATGGAAATCTTCGACTTGGCCGATGAGTTCATCGCCGTCGCCAACCGCCTGCTCGAAGAGGAACAGAAGGATCTGGGGCACATCAGCGCCGCCATCCGCTACGCTGCGGCCCGCTTCAGCGCCCACGAAGCGGCCTGCCGCTCCGGCGATCTGTCGGCCGACAAGGAAAAGGCTTTCAACTGGTACAGCGAACAGTTCGGCAAGATGCTGGACGAGAACCTCAACCAGCATATCGAGATGGCCAAACAGCACTGA
- a CDS encoding MaoC family dehydratase: MGQEECTMNDSRRQATLYLDDLAVGARFHSGEFVLDEAGLKAFAAQFDPQPFHLDDEAARQTLFGGLAASGWHTAAITMRLLVTSGMPLADGLIGAGGEITWPRPTRAGDVLHVESCIQAITPSRSRPDRGIVALESLTLNQRGEVVQRLLAKLVVFRRPV, translated from the coding sequence ATGGGACAAGAGGAATGCACCATGAACGACAGCCGACGGCAAGCAACCCTGTACCTGGACGATCTGGCGGTGGGCGCGCGCTTTCACAGCGGCGAGTTCGTGCTGGACGAGGCCGGTCTCAAGGCCTTCGCCGCGCAGTTCGATCCCCAGCCCTTTCATCTGGACGACGAGGCGGCCAGGCAGACCCTGTTCGGCGGGCTGGCGGCCAGCGGCTGGCATACCGCAGCCATCACCATGCGCCTTCTGGTCACCAGCGGCATGCCGCTGGCCGACGGGCTGATCGGGGCCGGCGGCGAGATCACCTGGCCCAGGCCGACGCGGGCGGGAGACGTCCTGCATGTGGAGAGCTGCATCCAGGCGATCACGCCGTCGCGCTCCAGGCCGGATCGCGGCATCGTCGCCCTGGAAAGCCTGACGCTGAATCAGCGTGGCGAGGTGGTGCAGAGGCTGCTGGCCAAGCTGGTCGTGTTCCGGCGACCGGTGTAG
- a CDS encoding OprD family porin has product MFKSPHLRSMMFSLSGLALAGSMPSLALADFFADSKASLLIRNYYYNRDFRQEGGSSTGQSHADEWAQGFILNYESGFTEGALGFGIDAVGMWGIRLDSSPGRAGTGLLPVHNDGDVPNDYGKVGATLKLRYSQSLLRYGSLFPRMPTVMPNETRLFPTYFRGGSLVSQEIDGLTLNVGRLTHLIERNSSASEDITMNNKGMRGLDATDQFDFAGAKYKWSDNLTTAYDYANLDNNYHQHFFTLNHLLPIVAGQSLATDLRFARSSDDGDSNVDNKAINAMFVYKLAAHSFGLGYQKMIGDTGFAYITGTDPYLVNFAQVNDFANPGEKSWQVRYTYDFAALGIPGLNFMTRYISGRDIRRADGSKGEEWERDTYIDYVFQSGPLKNLSLQWRNATLRNDGRGNDLDENRLVVTYTMPLL; this is encoded by the coding sequence ATGTTCAAGTCTCCCCACCTCAGGAGCATGATGTTTTCCCTTTCCGGCCTGGCGCTGGCCGGCAGCATGCCCTCGCTGGCCCTGGCCGACTTCTTCGCCGACAGCAAGGCCAGCCTGCTGATACGCAACTACTACTACAACCGCGATTTCCGCCAGGAGGGCGGCAGCAGCACGGGACAGTCCCACGCCGACGAATGGGCCCAGGGCTTCATCCTGAACTACGAATCCGGCTTCACCGAAGGCGCACTGGGCTTCGGCATCGACGCCGTCGGCATGTGGGGCATCCGCCTCGACTCCAGTCCCGGCCGGGCGGGCACCGGCCTGCTGCCGGTGCACAACGACGGCGACGTGCCCAACGACTACGGCAAGGTGGGCGCCACGCTCAAGCTGCGCTACTCCCAGAGCCTGCTGCGCTACGGCAGCCTGTTTCCCAGGATGCCGACGGTCATGCCCAACGAGACGCGCCTGTTCCCCACCTACTTCCGTGGCGGGAGCCTGGTTTCCCAGGAGATCGACGGCCTGACCCTGAATGTCGGTCGCCTGACCCACCTGATCGAGCGCAACTCCAGTGCCAGCGAAGACATCACCATGAACAACAAGGGCATGAGGGGACTGGATGCCACCGACCAGTTCGACTTCGCCGGGGCCAAGTACAAGTGGAGCGACAACCTGACCACCGCCTACGACTACGCCAACCTGGACAACAACTACCACCAGCATTTCTTCACCCTGAACCATCTGCTGCCCATCGTTGCCGGGCAGTCCCTGGCGACGGACTTGCGCTTCGCACGTTCCTCCGACGACGGCGACAGCAACGTGGATAACAAGGCGATCAACGCCATGTTCGTCTACAAACTGGCGGCCCACAGCTTCGGCCTGGGCTATCAGAAGATGATCGGCGACACCGGCTTCGCCTACATCACAGGAACCGATCCCTATCTGGTCAACTTCGCCCAGGTGAACGACTTCGCCAACCCCGGCGAAAAGTCCTGGCAGGTGCGCTACACCTACGACTTCGCCGCCCTGGGCATTCCGGGACTGAATTTCATGACCCGCTACATCAGCGGTCGCGACATCCGTCGGGCCGATGGCAGCAAGGGGGAGGAGTGGGAGCGCGACACCTATATCGACTACGTGTTCCAGAGTGGCCCCCTCAAGAACCTCAGCCTGCAATGGCGCAACGCCACGCTGCGCAACGACGGCAGGGGCAACGACCTCGACGAGAACCGCCTGGTCGTCACCTACACCATGCCCTTGCTCTAG
- a CDS encoding heavy-metal-associated domain-containing protein has protein sequence MSDMDHRPGVHEAYLVKRHLKLEALDAAKADAIAQEIDRLLGVDKVALDEASGRLDVAYDASHLSIERLEEIVRKHGSDLDHGWWTHFKEGWYRFTDQNVRENAQHEPWSHHRIMPRR, from the coding sequence ATGTCCGATATGGATCACCGACCGGGAGTTCACGAAGCCTACCTGGTGAAGCGTCACCTCAAACTCGAAGCGCTGGATGCGGCCAAGGCTGACGCCATCGCGCAGGAAATCGACCGGCTGCTGGGCGTGGACAAGGTCGCGCTCGACGAGGCCAGCGGTCGTCTGGATGTCGCCTATGACGCTTCGCACCTGAGCATCGAACGACTGGAGGAGATCGTGCGCAAGCACGGCAGTGATCTCGATCATGGCTGGTGGACGCACTTCAAGGAGGGCTGGTACCGCTTCACCGACCAGAACGTCAGGGAAAACGCCCAGCACGAACCCTGGTCCCACCACAGGATAATGCCCCGAAGGTAG
- a CDS encoding zinc ribbon domain-containing protein YjdM has product MSTLPPCPKCASEYTYEDGTQLVCPECAHEWSADGTAEATGEGDRVIKDSVGNVLQDGDTVTVIKDLKVKGSSLVVKVGTKVKNIRLCDGDHDIDCKIDGIGAMKLKSEFVKKA; this is encoded by the coding sequence ATGAGCACCCTGCCGCCCTGCCCCAAATGCGCTTCCGAATACACCTACGAGGACGGCACCCAGCTGGTCTGCCCGGAATGCGCCCACGAGTGGTCCGCCGACGGCACGGCCGAGGCGACGGGCGAAGGCGACCGGGTGATCAAGGACTCGGTCGGCAACGTCCTGCAGGACGGCGACACCGTCACCGTGATCAAGGATCTCAAGGTCAAGGGTTCGTCCCTGGTGGTGAAGGTCGGCACCAAGGTGAAGAACATCCGCCTGTGCGACGGCGACCACGACATCGACTGCAAGATCGACGGGATCGGCGCGATGAAACTGAAGTCGGAGTTCGTGAAGAAGGCCTGA
- a CDS encoding DUF2076 domain-containing protein, whose translation MQSEEKNLIDGLFSRLRDVEGQSAPRDPQAENVIKEYVARQPAAPYYMAQAIIVQESAIQQLDGRVKELQAQVEQLQQQAQNASRQQSSGGFLAGLFGGGRSEPQPQQPVARPQQPVARPAASGWSEPGHSGQGGFGQQPGFQRGAYAPQPGGGGGFLSGALQTAAGVAGGMVLGNVLMDMFNGDDEQAAAAATAAAAPEPAAEPQVAEESYAPQEDYFADSSQGDDYFADSGEGGDFFGDDEDFV comes from the coding sequence ATGCAGTCTGAAGAGAAGAATTTGATCGATGGCCTGTTTTCCCGCCTCCGCGATGTCGAAGGCCAATCCGCGCCCCGCGATCCGCAGGCTGAGAACGTGATCAAGGAGTACGTTGCCCGTCAGCCGGCTGCTCCCTACTACATGGCCCAGGCGATCATCGTGCAGGAAAGCGCCATCCAGCAGCTCGATGGCCGCGTCAAGGAGCTGCAGGCCCAGGTCGAGCAGCTGCAGCAGCAGGCCCAGAACGCCAGCCGCCAGCAGAGCAGCGGCGGCTTCCTGGCCGGCCTGTTCGGCGGTGGCCGCAGCGAGCCGCAGCCCCAGCAGCCGGTAGCCCGCCCGCAGCAGCCGGTGGCCCGCCCGGCGGCCTCGGGCTGGAGCGAGCCCGGCCACAGCGGCCAGGGCGGCTTCGGCCAGCAGCCGGGCTTCCAGCGCGGTGCCTACGCGCCCCAGCCTGGCGGCGGTGGCGGTTTCCTCTCCGGGGCTCTGCAGACCGCGGCCGGCGTGGCCGGCGGCATGGTGCTGGGCAACGTGCTGATGGACATGTTCAACGGTGACGACGAGCAGGCGGCCGCCGCCGCAACCGCCGCAGCCGCGCCGGAGCCGGCCGCCGAGCCCCAGGTCGCGGAAGAGAGCTACGCGCCGCAGGAAGACTACTTCGCCGATAGCAGCCAGGGTGACGACTACTTCGCCGACAGCGGCGAGGGTGGCGACTTCTTCGGCGACGACGAAGACTTCGTCTGA
- a CDS encoding DUF1772 domain-containing protein: MLETTQFLAALCCTLFTGAAVYINLVEHPARLECTTEIAAAQWAPSYRRATRMQASLAIASSLAGILAWLLGGGIAWLLGALLIGLVVPFTFVAIMPTNHRLLERGRDLSSPETRQLLDRWGRLHGVRSALGLVASVVYLVRLLGA; this comes from the coding sequence ATGCTCGAAACGACCCAGTTCCTTGCCGCCCTCTGCTGCACGCTGTTCACCGGCGCGGCGGTCTACATCAACCTGGTCGAGCATCCGGCACGGCTGGAATGCACCACCGAGATCGCCGCGGCCCAGTGGGCGCCAAGCTATCGGCGGGCTACGCGCATGCAGGCATCGCTGGCGATCGCCAGCTCCCTCGCCGGCATCCTCGCCTGGCTGCTCGGCGGCGGCATCGCCTGGCTGCTCGGCGCACTGCTGATCGGCCTGGTGGTCCCGTTCACCTTCGTTGCGATCATGCCCACCAACCATCGCCTGCTCGAGCGCGGACGCGACCTGTCATCCCCGGAGACCCGCCAGTTACTCGACAGATGGGGCCGCCTGCACGGAGTGCGCAGCGCCCTGGGCCTGGTCGCCTCGGTGGTCTATCTGGTACGCCTGCTCGGCGCCTGA
- a CDS encoding AAA family ATPase has product MARRLLEYLFRGYQGWSGMKLLIDRPYVEALVSEFPELSALTHQLKFGNRAEVVFEQLTLAQLDHLHRLYLAAGPGMELRAAQIATLRRAVSDGGERYGERDLERMVPAVAEFLIRGALRGWLFKINMAGKPLAYLVSRIDFTPPGEEESGRILIELKANSMARVTLQTLTILERDIVGRTIAEILIAKGFLKETPELIAAYDHSTARFFEHRADYGRQFSASGTGIFAEDPTATHRNTDWTRKERVVLSSTGGSARLVNDEEILKDRALVLDATGDVLGKYLRKAGRSVKYDERVEKAAEAVRADIPEGVFSELPVHGYILMFHLDLHHHLWVHVDDMQPYVYQPELKDKLILPPEQTDLIDILTAEMDVLMDDIVEGKSGGTTVLCAGPPGVGKTLTAEVYSEIIKRPLYRVHSGQLGLNVAEMEKTLKATLTRAQRWGAVMLIDEADVYIKRRDDNITANAVVGVFLRVLEYFNGLLFLTTNRVDDIDEAVVSRCIALIKYHPPGLEDRRRIWQVMTEQFGLDVAPALCERLAALFPDASGRDIKGLAKLVAKYCHHKSVEPSLAVFERCSIFRGMDMGGHA; this is encoded by the coding sequence ATGGCACGCCGCTTGCTGGAATACCTGTTCCGTGGTTACCAAGGCTGGTCCGGCATGAAACTTCTCATCGATCGACCCTACGTCGAGGCGTTGGTCAGCGAATTCCCCGAGCTGTCGGCGCTGACCCATCAACTGAAATTCGGCAACCGGGCCGAAGTGGTCTTCGAGCAGCTGACGCTGGCCCAGCTCGACCACCTGCACCGGCTGTACCTCGCCGCAGGTCCCGGCATGGAGCTGCGCGCGGCGCAGATCGCCACCCTGCGCCGCGCGGTCAGCGACGGCGGCGAGCGCTACGGCGAGCGCGACCTGGAGCGGATGGTCCCGGCGGTCGCCGAGTTCCTGATCCGCGGCGCGCTCCGCGGCTGGCTGTTCAAGATCAACATGGCCGGCAAGCCGCTCGCCTACCTGGTGTCGCGCATCGACTTCACCCCGCCGGGCGAGGAGGAAAGCGGGCGCATCCTGATCGAGCTGAAGGCCAACTCCATGGCGCGGGTCACCTTGCAGACCCTGACCATCCTCGAGCGCGACATCGTCGGCCGGACCATCGCGGAAATCCTCATCGCCAAGGGCTTCCTCAAGGAAACCCCGGAGCTGATCGCCGCCTACGACCACTCCACGGCGCGCTTCTTCGAGCACCGCGCCGACTACGGCCGGCAGTTCTCGGCCAGCGGCACCGGAATCTTCGCCGAGGACCCCACCGCCACCCACCGCAACACCGACTGGACGCGCAAGGAGCGCGTGGTGCTCTCATCCACCGGCGGCAGCGCGCGGCTGGTCAACGACGAGGAGATCCTCAAGGACCGCGCCCTGGTGCTCGATGCCACGGGCGACGTGCTCGGCAAGTACCTGCGCAAGGCCGGGCGCAGCGTGAAGTACGACGAGCGCGTGGAAAAGGCCGCCGAGGCAGTGCGCGCCGACATCCCCGAAGGGGTATTTTCCGAACTGCCGGTGCACGGCTACATCCTGATGTTCCACCTCGACCTGCACCACCACCTGTGGGTGCACGTCGACGACATGCAGCCCTACGTCTACCAGCCGGAGCTCAAGGACAAGCTGATCCTGCCGCCGGAGCAGACCGACCTGATCGACATCCTCACCGCCGAGATGGACGTGCTGATGGACGACATCGTCGAGGGCAAGTCCGGCGGCACCACGGTGCTCTGCGCCGGCCCGCCCGGGGTGGGCAAGACGCTGACCGCCGAGGTCTACTCGGAGATCATCAAGCGCCCGCTGTACCGCGTGCACTCCGGCCAGCTCGGCCTGAACGTCGCGGAGATGGAAAAGACCCTCAAGGCCACCCTGACCCGTGCCCAGCGCTGGGGCGCGGTGATGCTGATCGACGAGGCCGACGTGTACATCAAGCGGCGCGACGACAACATCACCGCCAACGCGGTGGTCGGCGTGTTCCTGCGCGTGCTGGAGTACTTCAACGGGCTGCTGTTCCTCACCACCAACCGGGTCGACGACATCGACGAGGCGGTGGTGTCGCGCTGCATCGCACTGATCAAGTACCACCCGCCCGGCCTGGAGGATCGCCGGCGGATCTGGCAGGTGATGACCGAGCAGTTCGGCCTGGACGTCGCCCCCGCGCTCTGCGAGCGCCTGGCCGCCCTCTTCCCCGACGCCAGCGGCCGCGACATCAAGGGCCTGGCCAAGCTGGTGGCCAAGTACTGCCACCACAAGTCGGTGGAGCCGAGCCTGGCGGTGTTCGAGCGCTGCAGCATCTTCCGCGGCATGGATATGGGCGGGCACGCCTGA
- a CDS encoding group II truncated hemoglobin, whose translation MINVLTPYQLLGGAEGVRRLCNAFYDNMERLPEAQTIRRMHGADMGPVREKLFEYLSGWLGGPKLYLEKYGTVAMGPAHQPFAIGPKERDQWMLCLNKALDDIGASETAKGLIKAPIYAFADHLRNRATSG comes from the coding sequence ATGATCAACGTCCTCACCCCCTATCAACTGCTCGGCGGCGCGGAAGGTGTGCGCCGGCTGTGCAACGCCTTCTACGACAACATGGAGCGCCTGCCCGAGGCGCAGACCATCCGCCGCATGCACGGCGCGGACATGGGGCCCGTGCGCGAGAAGCTCTTCGAGTACCTGTCCGGCTGGCTCGGCGGCCCGAAGCTGTACCTGGAGAAATACGGCACCGTGGCCATGGGACCGGCGCACCAGCCCTTCGCCATCGGCCCGAAGGAGCGCGACCAGTGGATGCTGTGCCTGAACAAGGCGCTGGACGACATCGGCGCCAGCGAGACGGCCAAGGGGCTGATCAAGGCGCCGATCTACGCCTTCGCCGACCACCTGCGCAACCGCGCGACCTCGGGCTGA
- a CDS encoding DUF1850 domain-containing protein, translating into MIGLCLGLTGTLWAQLPVPAFTLAWTHTIERIRWEEDYRVTPEGLLLGEARVRGSGAGMEIPDGAVLEDGSWRYRRALPPLQPLRLGRTPEAGDYQLCFDGRCHALAEWLGPPQAERPAVELWSCAQ; encoded by the coding sequence ATGATCGGCCTGTGCCTGGGGCTGACCGGCACGCTGTGGGCACAACTGCCCGTGCCGGCCTTCACCCTGGCCTGGACCCATACGATCGAGAGGATCCGCTGGGAGGAGGACTACCGCGTCACGCCGGAGGGCTTGCTGCTCGGCGAGGCGCGGGTCAGGGGCAGCGGCGCCGGCATGGAGATCCCGGACGGCGCCGTGCTGGAGGATGGCAGCTGGCGCTACCGGCGCGCGCTGCCGCCGCTGCAGCCCCTGCGCCTGGGGCGCACGCCCGAGGCGGGGGACTACCAGCTGTGTTTCGACGGGCGCTGCCACGCCCTGGCCGAATGGCTCGGCCCGCCGCAGGCGGAGCGACCGGCGGTCGAGCTGTGGAGCTGCGCGCAGTGA